The genomic segment GGCAGATATGTAGAAAGCCAGCGTGTCTGTGTTATCTCCAACCCTGCAAATTGGCTAATTTGGCTCGCTTGATGTGTCTCCCTCCTGCGCTCTGAGTGTTCActtatgcgtgtgtgtgtgtgtgtgtgtgtgtgtgtgtgtgtgtgtgtgtgtgtacaggaaaaaaaacaaaaaacagtatactgtatatctaGTGAAAACTGTGTTGGAGGTGTTTTTATCACCAGGGAAGGACACTCACACTGAGAAACACAAAAAGGTCTGTATTAGAAATAGCTGCCTGGCAGAGAGACTCAAAATCTTCTCAGAGGAACCAAAAAAAGTGAATTGAAATGAACTGAGTGTGTCTTTTGACCAACAATTGTCCGATTGTTTTGTCAGCTCTCAGTCTAATATAAGACGAGAGGTGCTGGAGGACATCCTCGCCtctcatcccttttttttttctcgtagCAGGCAATTACATGCAGAGTAAAATGCACAGTGAGGACAAATGTGTCTGATTTTGTCGAGGACAGCGAGCACTGTATATGTCCTGTTTCTGGAGAACACACTAGAGGAAGAGCTGCAGTCGATCCTTCCTTTTTCCTGTCCAGATGGCAGCATCAGCTGACGGCAGATACAAGGTTTCTTGTGCTGACGTGTATCTTTGAAGCTCTTATGAAGCTCCTCGGTAGCAGAAGTGTGTGGGGGTGGTTGGTTTGATAGGGgagtgtatttgtttttatatgggGAGTTAGGGAACAAATCccctttaatattgtttttacagTAATAGCTTCATTGGTCCTGGACACGTCTCCCACACATCTGACAGTAACATTATTCATTTTGCTCTctccaacttttttttattcaggcaCACTCTAACACAGCCCACACAAAGCCTTTTTTGTATTAGACTCGATCCTGGGATAGCTTGGATTTGTGCCCCAGGATCCCACAAGGGAAGAGACATTTGATTACTGTACTTGTCAGCCAAAGAGAAATccccctcctcgtcctcctcttccccctcctcctccttcccatCCTGCTCAGTGGAGATAACAGAGCTcttctgtgttgcagagaagGACACTCTGCTTACGGCAACCAAGTTCTGGTTTTGGCGACAATTTGCTGGCACCAATTTCAATTTCAGCTTCAACTGAAATTAAAATCCCCCTCTAAGGAGAAGTGATTTAACTGAAATGGTAGTAAAACGTGCAGGAATAAGAATGGAAAGAGTCACTCCTCCTAAATTCGGGTTGTCAATGTACAAAAATCAAGAAAATCCTTATGGAGTTTTGAATTGAGACAATTCAGCTGCCATCTCTTTTATCTCAGTGCATTTTGTACCATGAATGTTTCATTAACAACACATGACTTTATGGAAGATCATGTCTaagttcatcatcatcatcatcaccatcacctccaccatcatcatcatcatcatcattatcggTCTCTCTTCAGCGACCTCTGAATTTTTTATGTGATAAATGCAGGGTGGGTGTAACTAATTACATCCACTCATATTACTGTAATTAAGTCATTTTTGGGAACTTGTACTCTTTTCAAGCCTGTAATCTTACTCGTACTTAACTATGCATTACACAATGTAATCTACTTAGTTGATTTGAGTTCTAGGTACAATTCATATCCAAACATTTCATCTGCATTTTTGCAGCCAACAAAGcaatctgaacacaaacaggcCGATGAAAACCCTCAGATAGTgacaaaactctgcagcaggaTGTAACTGGGAAATATTTCTGTAACGTAACTGCGCTTTACTTGAGCAGAGCGTTTCGGTACTCTTTCCACCAGCAGATAAAGGTCATTTCCAATGTTCCAAACGATATGATGTGACTTTAACTCAGGTCAAATTCCCATCAAACCCATTTGGGTGAGGTTATAGTCTGCTGAGGGCCTCTGGGTTTGACCTCTGACATGTCTGCATTTGTTAAAGTATGAAGGAGGCCAGTGTGTCGGATCACGTGAAGGAAACCCCCTGCTGGATAATTAGATCGCAAAAAAATGTGCTCAATTACATTTTCACAGAGAGACTGCGGATGAGACACTCTCATAAAtgtcttatttaaaaaaacaaacaaacaaacaagcaaaaaaccttgtgtgtgctgcatgtggAGGGAAGCATTTTGAAAACTCAAGGGGACAATGAAGGTGGATAGTGTTACACCGTCACACTTTATtagctgaagaggaaaaaaaacaatgacaacaactcATCATCAATGGCACATGACAGAATACTTGTAGCattagggaaaaaaaagtccacaGGTGTCATCTTAAAAGGCAGTGCTGCTGTATGAGTGGTCACATTAGACACAAGAGACAATAACAAAGATCCTACAGTCCAAACACCAGGATATTTACAGCACATGTGCCCTGGTTAATGTGTTCAGAACATCAGAAAGCCTCTGTACAACAACATGGCCATGCAGGCACGGTTCAGCCAGGATCAGAAGAAAACCAGCCCCCTAACATTTCTGCCACCCTCACTAACCATTCATGTCGTTCACCTCTGAGCAAAACAGACTTTGTGGAGGCTTGTTAAAGGTTACGAAGCATAAAAATATACCCCAGCTATGGACCCAGATCCAGACAGATCAGAAGAGTAACTTGCCCTGACCTAtcagatgtgtgtttgagtttggaGTCTGGTCTTACAGAACCAGAGGAAGtaaaaagaaatggcagagaAGTTAAACTCTGGCTGATCCCAAACagagccaaaaagaaaaaaaaaacacatgaaactgTAACTACATGAGGCTGAACTGACACTTGTGGGGTGTTAAGTTATGTGATAACTGTTCTATAACTGGTGATGATTAGTTAGTGGCTCTTGTTCACCGGCTGAAAACATACTCGGTGTAGCTGGTCCACAGTTTGTCTTCCCCCGGGTCGTTGCTGCCGTACGAGCACGTCCCGGTGGAGTTACAGGCCACCATGTGGAAACCAGCCTCGGCCAGCCGGTCAAACGCCTGCTCCAGAAAGTTATACTTGAGGTAATACCTGGCGGTGTACTTGTCAGGGGGTCGGTCCGGGTCTCGGCTCTCGTTCAGGGTCTCCCCGAAGACCTCTTTGGCCAGAGAGATCTTGCTGCACACGGTTATCCTGGCGACTCTGCGGAACTTGGCGTCCGCCTGGATGTCCCTCCCGATGGTGTAGCTGCCTCGGTACCCGATGGTGATGTAGCCGGAGCTGGGCCCGGGGGAGCGCACGGTGGTCCTgtccgaggaggaggaggaggaggtgaccGGGCTCGTCAGCTCAGCCTCCTCCGGCTCCCCGCTGTCCTCCGCGCACAAGCTGTCCTTACTGACCGCCGCCAGGCGCCTGGAGAGCTCCGGCAGCTGGAAGAAGTCCGCTTCTTTCTGCAGCCGCCTCCTCTCCTTGAAAAACTCGGGCAGGAAGAGCTCAGAGTCCCGTAAGTAGTCCAAAATGTAGCGGAACAGAAAGCCGTCGCGGTCGAAGAAGAAGCGGCCCTTGCTGTCTTTCGGCAGCTCTTGCGGGGAGCCCTGGGTGAAGCGGGTCCACAGGAGAGAGTTGGGGACCGCGGTGAGAGTTTCGAGTCGGGTCACATACACCTGCCCGCCCACGTTCAGCTCCACGATCTCAGGGAAAGTTTTGTCGGCTTGTGCCATATCTTCTTCTTCAAGTAGTGTCCCTCCCTGTGTGTTCCCTAACAAGGAAGGACAGTTGGTGAGTCTCTCTCCTCACTGTGCAGAAATGTTTGTATTGGTTTGGCTGTgtgggaggagaagagaggagaagagaagagagggagaagggcgGCCGGCAGAGACATTAACTGTTCACTGACAGCTCTGAGAAATCACAATGCTGCCTTCAAGTGCTCCCTGTAAGCCTCAACCCCCGTGTTCAACACTTGTaaaccaaacacaacacttGTACACAAAGTAGAAAGAAGGTTAGCTGCCAGTTAGCTTACTTAGCTTAAAATCACTGATCATTTAATGATTtcgtacttttgcctttaatgaGTTGATCATGATTAgccaataagaaaataatatttaacataattaactctaacctatctgcatgaagcctaaataggaatactaatgttccttcaacagatacaaaagggttattataccctgccatattcatacttcaaGTTTGAGGTGGGctatacagtggggcaaaaaagtatttagtcagccaccaattgtgcaagttctcccacttaaaaagatgagagaggcctgtatttttcatcataggtatacctcaactatgacagacaaaatgagaaaaacaaatccagaaaatcacattgtctgatttttaaagaatttgcaaattatggtggaaaataagtatttggtcaataagTTCATCTCAgtactttgttatataccctttgttggcaatgacagaggtcaaatgttttctgtaagtcttcacaaggttttcacacactgttgctggtattttggcctATTCCTtcatgcagatctcctctagagcagtgatgttttggggctgtcgctgggcaacacggactttcaactccctccaaagattttctatggggttgagatctgagactggctaggccactccaggaccttgaaatgcttcttacgaagccactccttcgttgcccgggcggtgtgtttgggatcattgtcatgctgaaagacccagccacgtttcatattcaatgcccttgctgatggaaggaggttttcactcaaaatctcacgatacatggccccattcattctttcctttacacagatcagtcgtcctggtcctggtccatcatgaaaatgacaggcctctctcatctttttaagtgggagaacttgcacaattggtggctgactaaatacttttttgccccactgtatatctaaatataagcaTAAACAATTAAGATTTATTTCAACTGTCTGAATATATGATAATAGTTTAATCACTCTGCTAAAATTACATCACTGACTGCCAACATTAATTAATGATGGAAATAACTTTCACTTCTAGAAATTGCTACCTGGATATtgttgaggtttttgtttgAAAGGTCTCTGTCAGTAACGTCTGTCTCTGTACCAGGGGTCTGGTTCGGTTTTGGGGAGCTCCCCCTCCCTCCGTTTGCTTTGCAGCTCAGTGTTAACTTTTGGGTGTACTGCTTTTAAATGCGTATACAAGTTAGTGGCGTTACCACAGAAACGTATTGCTTTCCTGCATACATCACATGTAATAGTTTCTCtgtcttattttattatttttattaacctttatttatacaggtaaAATCTCATTGAGACCCAGGGTCTCATTTACAAGAGAGACCTGTCCCAGGTAGGCAGCAGTTGtgttaaactgtgaaataactCCAAACagcactcctcttcctctccgccaTCAGGATCGCCACTCCGTCTCTGCCTTGGCAGGCAGTgtaggaggggagagggagaggaggggaggggcacagtgaacctgagtgagaggagtgagagaggtggagaggagcgctgCTCATAAGGACTAAGAGagacgctgcgctcacacaaactctgtgaagaaatatcTAAAAAcgtatagaagagaaactacaacaaaaatatcaatctcatcacgctagtgtcgatccgataccaatacttaccttggtatcgatactatcgatatttggatcaatccgcccacccctactaATTGTCTTTGGATGCTAACCAGGACAACAAACTACACCACTCGATTTATTACTTCTACTTCACAATGGAAATTATTGTAACATGGGCTAGTGTACGTTTTAGTCTACTACATCTTTTGATAGCTCGTTAGCCTACCTAACACAGTAAGattataaatacaaaacatatagATTACATATAAAAATGTCATACGATATTACAGTTTCAACTACCaaccaaagcaaaacaaatggaCTCCACCAGGACTTTGACCCCACTTTTGTTAGGCTACATTAAAAAGCCGCCGACATAGCTTAGTTATAATTTAATTTGCTgctttgttgtcactgttcacaacCTGTACTGCACACTGGTCAAACTCCAAAAAGCCTAGCCTAGCTGATAATGATGCCTTGAGAATATTATATTTTGAGcccaaacaactaatcagtgGGCCAGTATTATCAGCCGATATTGGCCAATCACAGATACATCAGTGTTGATGTTGATGCTGTACTGGGTGATATAggatcactgcaaaaaatgtgtatataGTGGCCGATATATTGATATCATACTTTTTCACGCCTTAATATCGATATTGGCTTCGGCCCCAAAAACTGCATATTAGTCAGGCTCTAATTATAGACTACTTACAACTGCAGTTCTAACTGCAAGTTAAATGTTTGTGGCTGCTGGTGTCAATCGGTCCAAGCCGTGTTGAGAAACCTCATGTTGCCTTATAATATCTCTGAAAATGAAATCATCTGTGTTTGATCAAACATAAGGTTTAGCTTTTGTACTTCTGCTTAACTAAAATTGTAAGTGCAAGACTTGTACTTGTAATGGAGCTGAAAATAGTGCGTTTAATAAAAGGAGACACTTATGTAATGCATCCTGTAGCTATAGTGCACACTAAGACTTAATAAACCTTCATAATGCACATATCAGCCACAGTCAAGTACAACACTTACTGAGTTTAAAAATAATCTTTAATAGCAACTGGTAAAGATTTGTGGACCTTTATAACCTTGGTGGATGGTAAACGTTTTGTACCATCTGCTGTAATACCTTCATGACAAATTCAGTGACAGCTTCAAGTGGAGTCGGGTTGTGGAGATATGTGTGACAGGATGTTTCTGTCATCCTGCAGCATGCTGCAACgatgtttcatattttcatcGAGGTCTGCTCTATACAGCTGCGGAAATTGTGATAGAGTGTAGTCCTCTCAGATAACATTAATACACTCTCACTAGAAGCAGACaagctgttattattatgaaGACGAAGTTATTATGGCAGCCATAACAACTCTCCATCCATTATGTTTACATAAAGCTCCAGGATGTTGATAACACATTATATAATCTGTCACGTGAAATGAGTAGAGGGATTCTAAACAGTTGTAGGTCAAACTCGTATCGtttgttatttcttttctttggaaacagcttttttttaacttgaggATCTGTTTAGTACAGTGGGTATATTGGAGCTTTTGATCCTATCATATGACCTTGTCACTGTTGAATTATagatgtttacatttacttACATCTTCAATTTCCTGACATCTGGACATGATATAATGGAAAAGTCCTGCTAAATGGTGCTGAAGTGAGATGAATTTgtacacatacagtaaatataatgtCCGCTGACTGTTATAGAACTTCTTAATGAATTGTAATTGCTTGATGCAGTTTTTTTAGGCATTATTTATGTGCTGTTGTGCATGATGGCCGTCAAAGTGTGGTTTTATTTTAGGGAACCATGCAAAAGGGGTGCATGCCAAAGTTCAGCAGAGTGTTACATTAATTGTCATTGTTGTCACAGAGTATTTTAATTATCCGGGCCCCCCCAGACTTCCCACGTTTCAGTTTTGGAATTTGAACGCTGCATAAAGAGGCAAAGTCGCACTGGGTTTGACGAGAACGATCAAATTCATGTAGTGGAGGTTGAAAACATCCCCTTGGCTTGGAGTCAATCATTTCCAACCGAGATGAAGTGCAAGAGGACTCTACCAATGAACCCCCTGTTTTCCTGTTCAGCTGAGAGGGGAGGCAGGATGTGTGCCTGGGGTCTTCATGCGAACACCCACTGAAAAACCGAGTAACAACAGTTCAGTACGCATGACGTACTAAAAACCCTCTGCTTTAAAGATAGAGCTAGTCTGACTGATCTGTGGTGTCTCCAGAATCCCTTGAAAAGAGGCTGCACTTTCCCTCAAACCCACGCAAGCCTTAGAACAGGATCGATTTCATTTTAACACCACAAATCTCTTTGATCCTGTCTTGAAGCGCAGTGTAGGCTGTATTCATCATATTTCAGTCCACGCACCAGTATTTCTGCTGAGGAGGGACGCTGACATTATCACTCATAATCTGAGTGAGATGTAATAGACTAGTTGTCGTAGATGCTGAGCTGTTGGATGcataaaacagcagcagctattTGAAAGAGAGAACACTGATTAAGATCCATTTGAGTTATGAAAAACGATACTTGTTAGAAACATTCAAGGTACAGACGCAGCCTGCAGAAACGATGCAGTGAGTTAAAGTCAGTCAGATGTGTGTTAAAATAAACATCATTATGGAACACATTTAGAGACTAAGCCCAATCTGATATAGAAAAGCAAGTGCTAATTAATGGATTAGACACATTTTGCAATGGTGGAAATGGTGATTATGATGAATATAAAGAAGCTCACTTTAGCAGGAAGCATACTTCCAAATCAACTTTACAATGTAAttataaagttttttatttttttttattttgatggaTTTTCATCAAACAAGGGGTGTCACAATATCCCAATATTCATGatacatgcatacatttttttctattttctatttaactTTACGTGTATTTGTCTGATTCTTTTTCCCTTTACTTGTTGCATCTTGAGCTGatgtaacaagtgaatttccctgTTGTGGGGTAAATAAAGCCTATCTAATCTAATCCAGTCTAATCTAATATTGtatgaataataaatcaaaGATGCTCCACTGTGTGCATATTTTGTTCATTAGTATATCTGATGCTATCATTACAAGTAACTGAGTGTAATTGTTCTCTTTGTACACACAAGTTATGGTTACAGACTCATATTATAAGGGGATTTTATTTGCCAAAATagatgcaaaacacacagtaaacaaagttacACCAAAAGTGCTGCTACATTACACACTATAATGATTGTGTGGTTA from the Sparus aurata chromosome 4, fSpaAur1.1, whole genome shotgun sequence genome contains:
- the LOC115580812 gene encoding BTB/POZ domain-containing protein KCTD12-like, whose amino-acid sequence is MAQADKTFPEIVELNVGGQVYVTRLETLTAVPNSLLWTRFTQGSPQELPKDSKGRFFFDRDGFLFRYILDYLRDSELFLPEFFKERRRLQKEADFFQLPELSRRLAAVSKDSLCAEDSGEPEEAELTSPVTSSSSSSDRTTVRSPGPSSGYITIGYRGSYTIGRDIQADAKFRRVARITVCSKISLAKEVFGETLNESRDPDRPPDKYTARYYLKYNFLEQAFDRLAEAGFHMVACNSTGTCSYGSNDPGEDKLWTSYTEYVFSR